ctttttatatttccTATTACATTCCCTATCATATTTTAGTGAGGTGGAAGTAGAATTAATACGTAAAGAGATTCATGTCAAAAAGTGACACAAGCATTGTGAATCTTGGCGTGATCTAAATTATGGTTGGTAGCCACAATTCGGTATTCATTTGGAAATTGGAATCTGACTCGCAGGCCATATACAGTGGAATAGTGCATGAATTAAGGTCTCATGAACTCAGCTCAATACAATCAGACAAACTCACTAAATTCTTGTCTGAGAATTCTATTTATATATACGGGGACATAATTAAATGTCCGCGTTTTTGGCACTATCTATCTATTCTTTTGCAAAGGGGCCAAACTCTGTCACCGTGACCAAACAATCGCGTTTGGCTTTGACAGTTTGACTACACATTTATCTTCATTCATTCGTTAATCGGTTTCTCAACTCCCTTAATTCAAAGCTCCAATATATATTCGTTTTTCACACGCAACACTCCATGTATATATCACACACACCCTACACGAAAACacaagcatatatatatatcttcatTCCTAATAACATTACAGATTAATACACAAGCAATATTCTATGGGGAACACTGGTTCTTGTTCTTGTATCTCTAATAACAGTGTTAGTGTTGCCGAGATTttgaaaaagaaaggaaagggtGCTGAAACAGCGATGCTGTTGGACACTGCCGGGAACAGTCGCGAGATCAAGCTGCCCATGAAATCAGCAGAGCTCATGGTCGAAGCAATCGGTCACGCTGTGGCTCCGGTGGAGGAACTCCGGAGAACACGGCGGATTAAGGCCTTACCGGCTGATGAGGAGCTAGTTGCGGGGAAGGTTTACCTGCTGGTGCCGGTGAGCAGGGTCCATGCCAAGGCTTCAGAGTTTGAGATGGCGCTTGCCGACAAGAAGAGTGGACAAAGAGAAGGAAGTAATGTGGCGAACAAGGTTTCACGGCCGTTCAGATTAATGGAAATGGACGGAGAGAATGAGGTTGCTGTTTCTTATGTTCGTCCAAAACTGAGGAACCAAGTACCATGGAATCCTGTTCTGGATCCTATTTTCGAATCCTCCTAACCTCTCAATTGAATGAGTCATGATTTTTTACTACACCAATGCATTTTGTGGCGATTAAACCATCATAAATGAGTGTATAATAGCGTTATAAACGTGGTTAGGCAATTGAATTTAGGTGACAATTTTATCTTTTTCACATAAACTTGAAATTTAGAGATACTTTACATGTACCATATTTTTCGTTTATCTTATTACAATTGTACGGTAAAAATTAATCTTTCATTATGTATCTAAATATTCAAAATTATTCTATAATCCCAACTGGACACCATCATATTTTGACTTTTGAGAATGTAAAATGTCCCTGTGACCGTCATTTTGCAATAATTATTCTCATCattcttgcttcatttgttagtAAGATTTAAGATGCTAATAAATGAAAGGTGTCCATTAGGGTGGACAACTTTAaaactggtccaccggtgcaccatgGCTATTTTGATAATTCTCAatatataagaaattaaaaatatataaaaaatagagATGTTGAGCTAGATGAGCCCATATTCATTGAACAACCTCCATTAAACCTCATTGAACCCAGACTACCAAACTCACACCACCTCCATTGAGCGGTTGTCGCCGCCATCCGTCATTGTCTTTTCATTTATCCCAATTATCGTATCAACTCcaaattaatctttttttttggaaaaactgcGCTGGAATTGATCCGATCCATTTTCAACTCATAAATCTCATCATTAATTTCACCAGAGCCTTTCATTGTCATCTAAATATCAAATAACAAAACAACGAGATAACAATTAACAAGTTACAAGCCTTTATTGCAATTAAGCAGACTGATTAACTTCAAAATATTTATCTTGTTATTCAAAAAAAATCGTATTTGATATCTTTAGGAGCCCATGCTTCAACAACAGATTTATCTtgttcttcaaaaaaaaaattgatatcatcTCGTTCTCATTTACAGATCCATGGTTTTGGATAATGGGTcttgtattatttttttgaattgaaaaataaatttcaattgAAGAAGAATCACAACATTTGCAAGGGAAGGTCATcacataagagaaaaaaaacttGCAACTCAAATCACAAAATTTACAATTCAAATCACAAACATTACAACTGAAATCATTAATATTACAATAGAAGACGACGGGGTTGGATTCTCTCCGATTTATTGCTTACAAAAGATGTGGTGGTGCCTCCGATCCGTTTGGCTTCTTGCATGTGCTTTACAGTTCCATTATGACGGCAGCACCTCTTTGATCTGGTTGTTCCGAGTGCAGATCCGCTATGATATGAGGGTTGGCGACACGAACAACACCGATTCCCTCTGATTTGAAGGTTTTGTGAGTGACAAaccaaaggaagaagaaaagggaGTGAGAAAGATGGTCAAAGACTTGAGATGAAAGCATATCGAAGGAAGAAGGGGAATAAGGGGGTCGAGTGAGGAAGAGAAAAATGGGGATGGAGTGAAGTAGGGGAAGATGAGAGAGGGAGACAGAGAACAATATGCGGTTGAGAGAGAGGAAGAAAGAGGGAGAGAACAGTTAGATTGTTTTAGGGTTTGgagttgattttacttttgtacCCTTTGTTCATCAATTTAATCATAACCATCCATTTATAGAATATTCCAAGAATCTTGGATCTAACTGTATTTAAGCAgtggtgcaccggtggaccagttttaaacttgcccaccctagtgggcacctaaaTGAAATATTGACATATATGTACGTGGGGCTAGATCATGgaaaagtttgagttaaataacatatcataggtggaccaatcaaatttaagataagtggaacataatttttatattttatttactaatttatttataaataattctATTTGTCGGTTAGTGTGAGATTAAGTAATCCTTATGAGCCATTTAACCAACCCCTATGTATGTTAGGATTTTTTGGCTAAGAGTGTAGCGGTGGATCTTTTTTCCCATGGTCATACGTGATCACCTCACCCTGCCCaatgtagtgtttgctttatctGGAGACTATCAAAAAACGTTGTTCTAACTTTTGTACATACATagtgcaatttttttaaaaaattaccaaactagtgtatatatttttttaattacataACTGGGGTAAATCGCCACTACAAGTGGCGAtaccctttttttcttttatttttttttattgaaattgcCACTGATAGTGGCGACATGCtcttttttttgagaaaaaaaaattccattagTGACAGAAACAAATATGTCACAGAATTCCAGTATATACTCTAAAAGGAATTAGTGACAGAATGTGTTGGAAGAAGTTTTCCGTCGCTATACGACAGAATATACTTTGCGACGAAGTTGtgtccgtcacaaaatcctagtgAATATTGCAAAATAAATGGAGACAGAATTTTGTCAGGGAATGTTAGTTTGTGACGGAATTCTCTCTCCACATTGCGTCACAAattctttttatattatatactaGTATATTGTCACGGATGTGTTTCCGTCACTAAGAAAGAAAgtgggaaaaaaaaatagaaaaagagtATGTCAGTCAGTGGcgatttcaataaaaaaaataagaaaaaaaaatgatatcgCCACTTTAAGTGGCGATTTACACCAGATgcgtaattaaaaaaatttatgcaCTAGTTTGATAAAATTTTCTAATAAGTACTCTATACATGTACAAAAGTCCGATGTTCTTAAGACATTAACATTGTAGTCTCcttctttttgttttcttttagtaTTGATCTTAAAAAAAGGTTACACCAAAGCACTTTTGACCTATGGTAGCAGGTTTAGCgggttatttttaaaaaaattcaaaaaacatatatatattagtaaattagttaaaTAAGGATTCGGTTAATTATTCGATAGTTAATTTGAGTTAGGTTAATTGGATCTCTGCACCAGATCGGGTTCTTCATTCCCCTCTTAACCATTTTCTAACCAGACAGATTTTAATCCCAAAAAAACACAACAAATCATGCAACCACCGAAATTTATTTCTCAACCAAATGTTGCAAAAATTGCTCAACTCCCACATTCTGTTGCTCAACTTGTCGCTGAATTCTCTCACCAGCTTAACACAAAAATGAATCTCCAAACATGTCAAAGTTTTCAACTTTTCAACATTGGCACTACAATGATCAAGCAAAACACCAAGAAACACGTACAACCACAAATTTTTAGCACAACCACAAAGGTCACTAAGGAAGCAGGAGTGTGAGAAGAGGAGTGAAATAAGAACCCACAAAACCTAGAAATAAAAACCCCAGAAAATCCTAATGGGAAAAATCCTCAGATATGATCTTGTTCTGCAGCAGatgcatcttcttcttcttcttcttcttcttcttatatTCTTATTCCTTTGTCCTCTTCTGCATCTTCGTAGCTTCAACCTTTTCAATAACCTGCGACAGTAGCTGAAGAAGAAGCCTTTTCAGATCTGGTTTTTTCTCTGCAACCCAGATCTGGTTCTTCATTCCCCTGTTATGGTTCGAGTGAgtgaggagaaggagaagatcaGGGCCAAAGGGGATGCAGAACCTGCGTCGATCTGGTGCATGATGGTGTTTTTGAAGTGGTTGGTCCAGGTGGAGAGCTCTATGGGTCGATCTTCATCCTTTATGTTTCAGGGTTTGATCTGGAATAAGAAAAAATGAAATCAGGGTTTATGGGTCAATCTTCATCCCCTCGGTGAGGGCGTGATCTagaacgagagagagagagagagagagcaaggtGGTGGCGTGCCAGAACCTCGGTGACGACAGGAGATCTGGAGATGGAGGGGATGGGTTTTGCAGAGATGGTGGGGATGCGTTTTGGGGTTTGGATCTGGTGAAGAagggagagagaagaggaacGGATTAAGGAAAATAAACACtttgaaaaaatttattaaagataaatgtttaattaagaaaatatgaattttgattttttttttaaaacctgaAGTAGCAGGTCAAAAGGTATAAGTGCAACTTTACACAAGTTTTTAGGTGATCATAATAAATTTTCCCTACAAACCTAACGAATGGAAATCATATATATATCTTACTCCCACCCACACACTATTTTGCATTATTAGAGCATATCAATGAATCTGCAATATATGCAAATCTTCACACCTCGaattccgtgttttctttctttcctcatTTCCCTCCCTCCAACCAAATAAAACCTGTACATGAAGTCAAGGCGGAGAATTAATTCCTCTGCATgacatactccctccgttccttattataagtcacattttttgaaaaaaatttgttcataaatataagtcactttctaatatctagaaagcattaaataatttttttcaaaattcaccctcatatttaatatgaaagagatgatgaacttttggaatattaacttggaaagagaaaatcataggaaagtaaataagagTTGTCCATGAAAGCTAATCATttcctttacaaatttattattactaactacttttcttaatctaagagaattagttttttgtgacttataaataggaacagagAGAGTACAATGCAGTGTGGGGTGTCCAAGCTGTGAATGCATGTACTTCTTGTCCCccttaagtttttaattttttaatttttattttcattttgacTGCTACCACGCGAATGAAAAGATCATGAGGCTAAACTAGATTACCTGCAAGCAAACTAAAATTAACATTATTTCACTTGGACCGTCATCAGCAATAGGTACTAGGGTCTAGGTAGAGTGAAATACccaattaaataataaaaaatagagAGAAATAAATTGAAGAGCTCTCAATATATATACTTAACCGTCACATACCACCCAAAGTAAAGTAATCTAATAATCATGCATATTAGTTAGTGAAGTTTTAGTTGAACCGTTCCTTGAATTCACTTTTGCATGTTAGTGTTAGGTAAATGGTCTTGACAATAAGAAAAATCTAATGGGGTCGCCACCACCCTAATTGAAGGTCAATCAGCCCGCAATCTAATATAATCATGTATCAAAATTTTGAGGATCTTATTTCTTTCATGGAAACAAAATTAACAAATGAGGAAGACAGCCATATTATGTGTTGGGTTTGCATTGAATTTCTCATAATCACTTCTACAAAAAACTGCTTTCAAAGGTTATCCAACTTTGAAATATATGTGACACGATCAAACACGTAGGAATGATAAAATGTATCAACTCGCCCCGACTCACTTCCATCCTAAATGCGAGTTTACGCATCAAAAAGTTcagaatgaaaaggaaaaaaatgattTGGCTTGTTGAGGTGCTAGCCCTAAAATTGACCTAATGAAACTTGTCTAAAACTCTAAATCATTAttaaaattaagttttttttttaaatcataaaGAGAAGATAGCACCATCAAGCACGTACATTGACTGACATGGAATAGTTCTAATTTCAGCAGAAGTCTCGAGTTTGAACCTTTATTAGTGCAGTTGCGTTAAATACTTGGTAGAAAGAGTTTTATCATTCATACTTTACCCGATTTGAAATTAGAAaacaatttataaaaaaaataggaCAAGAGCTGGTTGGGTTGAACCCACTTTTTCATCCTGCAATCGGTTATAAGTCAATATTGTGTAGTAGTGTAGTTGTAACTTATTCAGAGCCAACGACCCAGCCAATCAAACTACCAAGTCCACCATAGATTATATCCCTTACAAGATGGAGCAGTTAAACTTAAACAAACATCAATCCTCAATAGTTACATAACCCAATTCTCATCCTCTGCCTTCAGAACTTCAGAAATAGTTTTCTTCCCTGCTTTTTCTCCCTGCCATGGGAAACCACATATCATCATTTCCAGCTTCAGATGCCACAGGGAAAATCGTTTACTGTGATGGCTCAGTTCAAGAATTTGACCAACCTCTAACAGTGGCAGAGCTCATGCTAGAGCACCCACAACAGGTAGTGGTGGAGTTCCATTCAGCATTGAACCACCAGAAAAGACCAACACCATTGCCAGCTGACAAGAAgctagagatgaagaaaacatATGTAATGCTTCCGATGAAGCGAGGGAAGCCAGTGGGGCTGAGCGGTGAAGATTGCCACCGCGTTCTATCCATCGTTAACTCTTCTCTGCATTCCAACTATCTCATGTGTTCAGGCTTTCTTCCTTGGATTGCCAGAGTATTTAAAACAGAGTCCCCTGCAAATGGTGTGGCTGAAACCTTGCAGATAAAGGAAGAAAGGTACGACTTTTCTGAGTTTTTGCCAGAGATGATTGAAGAGAGGCCAGAATACATGAGTAGGCAGTTGTCAGGGAAGGAGTGGAAGCCTAGCTTGGACACCATTaaggagaagaagattaagAAAAAACTATCTCGCTGGTTTTTCCTCAAAAGTTTTATTGGTACAAGGATTTAAACCTGGTTAAATTAGTGAAAATGTTGCATTATTTGggtatttaattttacttatgTGTAACTGTAAGAGAGTTCAGGTGTGCTTTATCTATTTATGTCTTGGGCCTAAGATCCTTTTTTGATTATAAGAACTCATGGGTAAGACCCCTTCTTCAGTTTGATGTCATTGAATCTAGCAATACCAAAGTCTCAGGAGGATTAGAATTTAGAACATTGCTTTATATTCctatactcttttttttttttctgaattgaaaaaaaaatgctgTACTTTTTTATGGGCATAGTTTGCAGATAAATTAATTGTGACTTCAtgtgtaattattttttattgtgaATTTGATTATGCATTGACACAAATTAAGCATTGATATGGAGAATGATAGGCCAGGACTATCAATAATTAGGAATTACATGGACTCCTATAGCAGATAAAGGAAGAGATGGACAAGGAAGAAAGATTCACTATGAGTATGATAGGTAATGAACAAGCCTAGCATTGATATGCAGAATGATAGACTACGATTATCTTTAATGGTTGTGGATTCGATCCTCACATGCGATGCTAAATGTTACTTGATCTCCATAGACGATGTTATTTCAGAAATTAAACTTTGGGCTCCTTTAATCTTTGTGCAATGATTGTAGGAGGAATGCTCGAATTACGGTAGAGATGTCATGAAGGAGCACAACTATAGAATAACAGGGGGTGTACCTGCAAAAATTACTATGTTGCTCTAGTTACTttctcaataaaaaaaaaaatctcaaatctAAGAAAAACTAAAAGTGTGCATATTGAATAATATTTAAGTAAATAAGGGACTCAACTTTTAACTATAAGCTCGGAGTTCGTAGCATTAGTGAATGAGGTCTTCTGAAAGCCTTAAAAAGAATTTTCGAAATAATGGTTGCATCTACCTAACATTATTATATATTGGTTATTTGAACAATCCGCTCGACCATCATTGGTGGcgaaatctttttttttgttgaacaaTGAGTGTTGAGTATTTCATTCAAAAAGGCCAAAGGCCCAGTTACAAGCAAAGACGACACTGCAGGAGAAAGCAAGGCTAAGCCCATTACAAACACAAAGCCTGCTCGCCTTGGGAGCTTGTTAACTGAAGAAGAAGTACAGGATAGATGGGAAAGTACAGCCTGTCTTTGACTAAATCTAAGTGAAAGAAAGCTAAAGATACGACAGGTTGTATCCCTTGTCTTTAACCTAGATGGGGATAAGATCTAGGCCTGAGAAGCTAAGGTTTCCCAGAAACGCAACTTTAGATTAAGAGCTAGCTGGCGGTAGGGAGAGAGCTCTATCTCTGGCAGCTACTCTTTTAAGCTCCGGTGGCGAAATCTTTAAGGCGACTTAGATGCTATTGGACCTAATGGTCAATCTAACAAGCAAGGAAGAAAATAGAATGTTAAGGAAATAAGTCGCAAAATCTTTAGGGTGGCTTActtttttaggtttttttttgaagCCATTTAGGCTTTTTAGTGCTTCTGTTGGGCTTAGAAATATCCAGAAGTCGGTGGCCCATTATCTAGTATTATTAGTTTATTACCATCCTGACATCCTCTTTTGGGCcatccttgtcctcaaggctGGAAATGGGTTGCGGATTTGGGGGAAAAGAAAGCCCGAATAATTgtagaaattgacaattgatAATAATTGTGAACAAGCTTTCttcaaccaaaaaaataataataattgtgaTTTGAGTTTTACTTTTTCACCTTTTCTTTTTATGTATTAACTGTGGTTTGTAGGGTCATTTACTCATAGCTAATAACTAGCAAAGAAAacctaatagaaaaataaaatgaggCAAAGCAAGTTTTCTAGTTGTCTCTATTTATCAGCAAAAAGTACGATATAGCCAGggtcggtcccgacattttggaggccatgggaaaataataaaaatggacccctaataatTTTAATGTTCGAAGTTTCATCAGAACCATTATGTTGGTTCGTTTGGCAACTGACCTCTTGCAACCCGCCTAGGGATCGCGTGTTCGAATTCAAGCAACGTGaccttttgctttaatttttgaattctttcaattcaaattaattaacaaataacatgtcaaaagccaaaaggtgggattcgaacccggtacataaaagtaacataGATAGTTACTAGCCACTAGACCAACTCAAGTCATTATTaacatcttgaacattaattattataactagaTTTTATTTCAGGGGAAAGtttaatggatttttttttggggccccttctttttggaggccctgggctgtgggcctgcttgcacaggcccagggccggccctggatATAGCAAAATGCCAGCTTTTAGAAAATGAGCTAATAACAGACTGAAAATATTAACTAGAATAATAAAACTGAAATTAAAGATAAtagaacaaaaattgaaaaagagaaTAGTTTATTGAAAGTTCTAATAGGGCTTTTCTACCAATGAACAAAAATCTAATAATAGTGAAACttctatcaattttttttttgtcaacaacTTCTATCAATTAATAAGACTCATCCAGCATGATCATGGGCCTAAATGAGTTTATTGAAAGTGATCCAATTAGCTTTCTACCATGCACACACTATATTAGAAAAGCGAAATTGagcaaagaaaaaaagaaaagagaatagTTTTTCTCACTCATATTGAAATTCActagtaaaaattaaaaaattgatcaCTTTGATTTGAGATTCACATATGGTTTAATCAAGGTATATTTTATTGTTAACACATGTAAAAAGATGGTGTGAGaatataatttttcaatttggACCTTGAAACTTATGCTTAATGGATCGCGCAtcactaattactaattagtccTGACCTTTAACGATCTTTATTTCTGGTAATCCTGttgttgtgttattttttttctctttcaattATCTCTCTGACTCTATCTCAGTTTTGAACTCTATATATCCCCTGTATGAACTGAGACATAGTGAACTGTGTGACCTTAAAACAGATGCACTGAACCGAGGCAGAGGGGTCTAAATGCAACCAATATAAAAATGTGTTTTAGATTTAGTAGTTAGTAGTTCAGGACCACTTGAGCCAgaacaaaatataaatattcCTTGTGTACTGTATTGGGAAATCAATATTATTGCCTTTAGAATATGGAAATGGCTACATCACTTAGCAGCATTGCCATTTCTTTCTGTTAACTTGTGAGGTTTAAGAACCTAAAACAGAAATCGAGAATATTATATATTGAAACATCTAGATGAAAGAAGAATTTTTAGATTCGGAGCAGAGATGAATATTGAGACTCCTATGACACAAGAAAACAAACAAACCTTGTGCAATACATTATGGGCACTTTTTCAAGAAGACATATCAAAGCCTTTTCTTTAATGTTTGATTTGTCAGAGACTGACCACACACACACAAGTGggtattttcttaatttttttccctATCTATGTCCACCCATCATAAATTCACAACACATGCGGACCATGATAAATTGATAATGCAACATTCATCTTTAACTTTGATACCAATTAGAAGTTAAATTAGAAAACAATGAAAATGATGCCTGGTCTTGATTGAAGTAAAATAGGAATCAACAATAAGGTTCTGTCTACTGATAAGATTGAACAAAATGTAGTGAAAAAAGGAACCTTTGGTTGGATATCCTAAACAGTCATTAATAAGCAATATTTATGTGAAACTTCATGACAAAAATTATAGGAATCAATTCCACCGAGGAGGCTAATAGCTAATAAAGTTATTGGCCTTGTATTTTCATTGAAATTGGCCTTTACCTATAGAAGGGAGATTCTAGTCCAATCACCAATGTCCTCTGTTTcaaaaaggaagaaagaaaagttTCACTAGTGCTACTACCTATGTTCTTGTTGTTTTCATGAAGTAATGCTTTCCTTTTCCTGCATTTTGCTGATGCCAGATATCCACCAAGGATAGCTCTGGGTTTGTATATCTGGCTGTCCTTTAACCTCACTTCTAAGTGAAGCTACCCTGACTGAACCAACTAGCACTTCTTGAGATATCTACAAAATTGGAAGGAGCCTTTAACTTCTTGCAATTCAATTTTAACCAGTCATTTCTTCATTTCTAACTAACTTATTTCAACAAGTGCTTTCTTCATCTCTAATTAACTTCTTCTAATTCATCCAATGCTTCCTTCATCTCTAATTTCCACCACACACTTGACCAATAACACTATTTTTTGTctctaatttttaaattaactcATGTGAATACATGTACTATATGTTCCTGTGACTTTTCAGTGAAGTAATTACAAATACTGTGTACTCCTGAAAATATGCTTTCAACTCTAAATTTATCCTTACTGTTGAGGCTATAGTTTTAAATAAAAGTATGTGATTGTGATAATTTAAGACACGTCATCATAAACTTTGGAGGTCTCTACGATCATCGCAACAACATGGGTCGCATTTCAATTAAAAACATTGGTTGAGACTTGAGACATTTATTAGAAGTGTCTATCTACACATAAGTATAAAAAGTAGAGGAGATACTTGATTTATGACAATAATTCAACAAATTTGTCAACTAAGCTTAAATCCAACAGATTTGTTGTGTGCAGGATGATTCTTAAACGTCACAAAACTAATGAAATAGTACGGATTTCAGGAAACTTATCCCCTACTACAAAATCAAGCATATCAATGAATATTAGAAGGTGCAACTAAACTATCATTTTCCTTAACAACAATTATAATTACAGTTCAATATCCGTAATCAGTTTTGTGTGTATTTATATATCAGTTGAATTAACATAATAATTTCAGTTCACAAGAAGAGTTTtgttctctctttcttttgaaATGAGTGGTAACGCCCGTTAGCAAAAACGCAACGCCAATTGGTAACCAAATATACATTTAAATTGTTAAATTATTATGAGCAAGTTGCgttctcctttttttttcccCTACCCACCAACTTTATGAAAATCTCACCAGCTAGGCCAAGTTGCTTCATTGCCATGATAAAGCAGTTAAATGGAAAATCCAATCATGACAGTAGTAGTAAGTAGATAACTCACTCTATACATCCTCATCATCATTGTACCCTGCACAGTATCATTTATACATCACCTCACAGATTATTATTCTATATATATTACGTTCCCCCCATACTTTTCTGCAAGCCccttcatttatttttctcttttcccCCTCAAATGGCCTCCACTTCCTCACCACCCTTCATTACTATCATTactatcttcttcttcctcctcctactATTAGGAGTTTTCCGGCACACCGGAGAAGCCCGTGACCCGTTCGCTTGTGACCCGAAAGATGGCACCACAAAGAGCTTGCCATTTTGCAATGTGTCACTGCCGATACAGGAGAGGGTGAAGGACCTCATTGGAAGGTTGACGCTGCAAGAAAAGGTTAACCTACTCGTGAACACCGCCGGTGCGGTTCCCCGGCTCGGGATCAAAGGCTA
This is a stretch of genomic DNA from Lotus japonicus ecotype B-129 chromosome 1, LjGifu_v1.2. It encodes these proteins:
- the LOC130732722 gene encoding uncharacterized protein LOC130732722 translates to MGNTGSCSCISNNSVSVAEILKKKGKGAETAMLLDTAGNSREIKLPMKSAELMVEAIGHAVAPVEELRRTRRIKALPADEELVAGKVYLLVPVSRVHAKASEFEMALADKKSGQREGSNVANKVSRPFRLMEMDGENEVAVSYVRPKLRNQVPWNPVLDPIFESS
- the LOC130732724 gene encoding uncharacterized protein LOC130732724 yields the protein MGNHISSFPASDATGKIVYCDGSVQEFDQPLTVAELMLEHPQQVVVEFHSALNHQKRPTPLPADKKLEMKKTYVMLPMKRGKPVGLSGEDCHRVLSIVNSSLHSNYLMCSGFLPWIARVFKTESPANGVAETLQIKEERYDFSEFLPEMIEERPEYMSRQLSGKEWKPSLDTIKEKKIKKKLSRWFFLKSFIGTRI